A genome region from Bacteroides stercoris ATCC 43183 includes the following:
- the rplR gene encoding 50S ribosomal protein L18, with protein MTTKIERRIKIKYRVRNKISGTTECPRMSVFRSNKQIYVQIIDDLSGKTLAAASSLGMTEKMPKKEQAAKVGELIAKKAQEAGITTVVFDRNGYLYHGRVKEVADAARNGGLKF; from the coding sequence ATGACAACAAAAATAGAAAGACGTATTAAGATTAAATATAGAGTACGCAATAAGATTTCAGGTACAACTGAATGTCCGCGTATGAGTGTGTTTAGAAGCAATAAGCAAATCTACGTTCAGATTATCGACGATTTGTCCGGTAAGACTCTGGCTGCTGCATCTTCTTTGGGTATGACTGAAAAGATGCCTAAGAAGGAACAGGCTGCCAAAGTAGGTGAACTGATTGCAAAGAAGGCTCAGGAAGCAGGTATAACTACTGTTGTTTTCGACCGTAATGGTTACTTGTATCATGGGAGAGTAAAAGAAGTGGCTGATGCTGCTCGTAACGGTGGACTTAAATTTTAA
- the rplF gene encoding 50S ribosomal protein L6, with protein MSRIGKLPISIPAGVTVTLKDDVVTVKGPKGEMSQYVNPAINVAIEEGHVVLTENENAMLDNPKQKHAFHGLYRSLVHNMVVGVSEGYKKELELVGVGYRASNQGNIIELNLGYTHSIFIQLPAEIKVETKSERNKNPLILLESCDKQLLGQVCSKIRSFRKPEPYKGKGIKFVGEEIRRKSGKSAGAK; from the coding sequence ATGTCAAGAATAGGAAAATTACCCATTAGTATTCCCGCTGGAGTAACAGTTACTCTGAAGGATGATGTGGTTACCGTAAAGGGACCCAAAGGCGAAATGAGCCAATATGTAAATCCTGCTATCAATGTTGCCATCGAAGAAGGCCATGTCGTTTTGACAGAGAATGAAAATGCAATGCTGGATAATCCGAAGCAGAAGCATGCATTCCACGGTCTGTACCGTTCATTGGTTCACAACATGGTTGTTGGTGTATCTGAAGGATATAAGAAAGAGTTGGAACTTGTCGGTGTAGGTTACCGTGCTTCTAATCAAGGCAATATTATTGAATTGAACTTAGGTTATACGCACAGTATCTTTATACAGTTGCCTGCTGAGATCAAAGTAGAAACTAAGTCTGAGAGAAACAAGAATCCTCTTATCCTTTTGGAATCTTGCGACAAACAATTGCTTGGTCAAGTTTGCTCTAAAATACGTTCTTTCCGTAAGCCTGAACCGTATAAAGGTAAAGGTATTAAGTTTGTTGGCGAAGAAATTCGTAGAAAGTCTGGTAAATCAGCCGGTGCTAAATAA
- the rpsH gene encoding 30S ribosomal protein S8, protein MTDPIADYLTRLRNAIQAKHRVVEVPASNLKKEITKILFEKGYILNYKFVEDGPQGTIKVALKYDPVNKVNAIKKLERISSPGLRQYTGYKEMPRVINGLGIAIISTSKGVMTNKEAAELKIGGEVLCYVY, encoded by the coding sequence ATGACTGATCCAATAGCAGATTATTTGACGAGGTTGCGGAACGCTATTCAAGCAAAGCACAGAGTTGTTGAAGTTCCCGCTTCAAATTTGAAAAAAGAAATCACTAAGATTCTTTTTGAAAAAGGCTACATTCTTAATTACAAGTTTGTAGAAGATGGTCCTCAAGGTACTATAAAGGTTGCCTTGAAGTATGATCCGGTTAACAAAGTTAACGCTATCAAGAAGCTGGAAAGAATTTCTTCTCCGGGTTTGCGTCAATATACCGGTTACAAAGAGATGCCGCGAGTTATTAATGGTTTGGGTATTGCTATAATATCTACTTCCAAAGGTGTAATGACCAACAAAGAAGCCGCTGAACTGAAGATTGGCGGTGAAGTTTTGTGTTATGTATATTAA
- the rpsN gene encoding 30S ribosomal protein S14, translating to MAKESMKAREVKRAKLVAKYAEKRAALKQIVRTGDPAEAFEAAQKLQDLPKNSNPIRMHNRCKLTGRPKGYIRQFGISRIQFREMASNGLIPGVKKASW from the coding sequence ATGGCAAAGGAATCAATGAAAGCACGTGAAGTAAAGCGTGCCAAATTAGTAGCCAAATATGCCGAGAAGAGAGCTGCATTGAAGCAAATCGTTAGAACAGGTGATCCTGCGGAAGCTTTTGAAGCTGCACAGAAATTGCAGGACCTGCCCAAGAATTCTAATCCGATTCGTATGCACAACCGTTGCAAATTGACAGGTCGTCCTAAAGGATATATCCGTCAGTTCGGAATCTCCAGAATTCAGTTCCGTGAGATGGCATCCAATGGTCTTATTCCAGGTGTAAAGAAAGCAAGCTGGTAA
- the rplE gene encoding 50S ribosomal protein L5 — MSNTASLKKEYAERIAPALKSQFQYSSSMQVPVLKKIVINQGLGMAVADKKIIEVAINEMTAITGQKAVATISRKDIANFKLRKKMPIGVMVTLRRERMYEFLEKLVRVALPRIRDFKGIESKFDGKGNYTLGIQEQIIFPEINIDSITRILGMNITFVTSAQTDEEGYALLKEFGLPFKNAKKD; from the coding sequence ATGAGTAATACTGCTAGCCTTAAGAAAGAATATGCAGAGCGTATTGCGCCTGCATTGAAATCACAGTTCCAGTATTCTTCTTCAATGCAGGTACCCGTACTTAAGAAGATTGTTATCAATCAGGGTTTGGGTATGGCCGTTGCTGATAAGAAGATTATCGAAGTGGCAATTAATGAAATGACTGCTATTACAGGTCAGAAGGCCGTTGCAACCATTTCTCGTAAAGATATCGCTAACTTTAAGTTGCGTAAGAAAATGCCGATTGGTGTTATGGTAACTTTACGTCGCGAGAGAATGTACGAATTCCTTGAAAAATTGGTTCGTGTAGCTCTGCCGCGTATCCGTGACTTCAAGGGTATTGAAAGTAAGTTCGATGGAAAGGGTAACTATACCCTTGGTATTCAGGAACAAATTATTTTCCCTGAAATTAATATCGATAGTATTACCAGAATTCTCGGAATGAATATTACCTTTGTAACCTCTGCGCAAACAGATGAAGAAGGTTATGCCTTGTTGAAAGAATTCGGTTTACCGTTTAAGAACGCTAAAAAAGATTGA
- the rplX gene encoding 50S ribosomal protein L24 — translation MSKLHIKKGDTVYVNSGEDKGKTGRVLKVLVDKKRAIVEGINMVSKSTKPNAKNPQGGIVKQEASIHISNLNPVDPKTGKATRVGRKLSADGTLVRYSKKSGEEIK, via the coding sequence ATGAGTAAATTACATATTAAAAAAGGCGATACAGTTTACGTAAATTCTGGTGAAGACAAAGGTAAGACTGGTCGTGTATTGAAGGTTCTTGTTGATAAAAAACGTGCAATCGTTGAGGGTATCAACATGGTGTCTAAGAGCACAAAACCGAATGCAAAGAACCCGCAAGGTGGTATCGTGAAGCAAGAAGCTTCTATCCACATTTCAAACTTGAACCCGGTTGATCCAAAGACTGGCAAAGCAACGCGTGTTGGTAGAAAATTAAGTGCTGACGGCACTTTAGTGCGTTATTCTAAAAAATCAGGAGAGGAGATTAAGTAA
- the rplN gene encoding 50S ribosomal protein L14 has translation MIQVESRLTVCDNSGAKEALCIRVLGGTGRRYASVGDVIVVSVKSVIPSSDIKKGAVSKALIVRTKKEIRRADGSYIRFDDNACVLLNNAGEIRGSRIFGPVARELRAANMKVVSLAPEVL, from the coding sequence ATGATACAAGTAGAATCCAGACTTACAGTATGTGACAACAGTGGAGCAAAAGAGGCTCTCTGTATCCGCGTTTTGGGCGGTACAGGTCGTCGCTATGCTTCAGTAGGGGACGTGATTGTTGTTTCTGTAAAAAGCGTTATCCCTTCAAGTGATATTAAAAAAGGTGCAGTGTCTAAAGCTTTGATCGTACGTACTAAGAAAGAAATCCGTCGTGCTGATGGTTCTTACATACGTTTTGATGATAATGCTTGCGTGTTGCTGAACAATGCAGGTGAAATTAGAGGTAGTCGTATTTTCGGTCCGGTAGCTCGTGAACTTCGTGCTGCTAACATGAAAGTTGTGTCACTCGCTCCTGAAGTACTTTAA
- the rpsQ gene encoding 30S ribosomal protein S17, which yields MMSLMEARNLRKERTGVVLSDKMDKTITVAAKFKEKHPIYGKFVSKTKKYHAHDEKNECNIGDTVRIMETRPLSKTKRWRLVEIIERAK from the coding sequence ATGATGAGCTTGATGGAAGCAAGAAATTTAAGAAAAGAAAGAACAGGGGTTGTGCTGAGCGATAAGATGGATAAGACCATTACTGTTGCAGCTAAGTTTAAGGAAAAACACCCCATATATGGTAAGTTCGTTAGTAAGACGAAGAAGTACCATGCTCATGATGAAAAGAATGAGTGCAATATCGGCGATACTGTACGCATCATGGAAACTCGTCCTTTGAGCAAGACTAAGAGATGGAGATTGGTTGAAATAATTGAAAGAGCTAAGTAA
- the rpmC gene encoding 50S ribosomal protein L29, whose translation MKIAEIKEMTTNDLVERVEAEVANYSQMVLNHSISPLDNPAQIKQLRRTIARMKTELRQRELNNK comes from the coding sequence ATGAAAATTGCAGAAATTAAAGAAATGACTACCAATGACTTGGTAGAAAGAGTAGAAGCAGAAGTGGCTAACTATAGCCAAATGGTTTTAAATCATTCTATTTCTCCTTTGGATAATCCTGCTCAGATCAAACAATTACGCAGGACTATTGCGCGTATGAAAACTGAATTACGCCAGAGAGAACTTAACAATAAATGA
- the rplP gene encoding 50S ribosomal protein L16 has translation MLQPKKTKFRRQQKGRQKGNAQRGNQLAFGSFGIKALETKWITGRQIEAARIAVTRYMQRQGQIWIRIFPDKPITRKPADVRMGKGKGSPEGFVAPVTPGRIIIEAEGVSYEIAKEALRLAAQKLPITTKFVVRRDYDIQNQNA, from the coding sequence ATGTTACAACCGAAAAAGACAAAATTCAGAAGACAACAAAAAGGCCGTCAAAAAGGTAATGCCCAAAGAGGAAACCAACTGGCTTTCGGTTCTTTTGGTATTAAGGCCTTGGAGACGAAGTGGATTACAGGCCGTCAGATTGAAGCTGCGCGTATTGCAGTAACAAGATATATGCAACGTCAAGGACAGATTTGGATTCGTATTTTCCCGGATAAGCCTATTACAAGAAAGCCTGCTGACGTACGTATGGGTAAAGGTAAAGGTAGCCCCGAGGGATTCGTTGCTCCTGTTACACCGGGTAGAATTATTATCGAAGCTGAAGGAGTATCTTATGAAATCGCAAAAGAAGCTTTGCGCTTAGCTGCACAGAAGCTTCCTATCACAACCAAGTTTGTGGTAAGACGTGATTATGATATCCAAAATCAAAATGCGTAA
- the rpsC gene encoding 30S ribosomal protein S3 yields the protein MGQKVNPISNRLGIIRGWDSNWYGGKNYGDSLLEDSKIRKYLNARLAKASVSRIVIERTLKLVTITVCTARPGIIIGKGGQEVDKLKEELKKVTDKDIQINIFEVKRPELDAVIVANNIARQVEGKIAYRRAIKMAIANTMRMGAEGIKIQISGRLNGAEMARSEMYKEGRTPLHTFRADIDYCHAEALTKVGLLGIKVWICRGEVYGKRELAPNFTQSKESGRGSNSGNNGGKNFKRKKNNR from the coding sequence ATGGGACAAAAAGTTAATCCAATAAGCAACCGTTTAGGAATTATCAGAGGCTGGGATTCCAATTGGTATGGTGGAAAGAATTACGGCGACTCTTTGCTGGAAGATAGCAAGATTCGTAAATATTTGAACGCTCGTCTTGCTAAAGCAAGTGTTTCAAGAATTGTAATCGAACGTACACTGAAACTCGTGACTATTACCGTTTGTACAGCACGTCCGGGTATCATTATCGGTAAGGGTGGCCAAGAAGTTGATAAGTTGAAAGAAGAGTTGAAGAAGGTCACTGATAAAGATATCCAGATCAATATCTTCGAAGTGAAAAGACCTGAGTTGGACGCTGTTATCGTGGCTAACAACATCGCCCGTCAGGTAGAAGGTAAAATTGCCTACCGTCGCGCTATCAAAATGGCTATTGCCAACACAATGCGTATGGGTGCGGAAGGTATCAAAATTCAGATTTCAGGACGTTTGAATGGTGCAGAAATGGCCCGTTCTGAAATGTATAAAGAAGGAAGAACTCCGCTGCACACTTTCAGAGCAGACATCGACTATTGTCATGCAGAAGCATTGACTAAAGTAGGTCTTCTCGGTATTAAAGTTTGGATTTGTAGAGGTGAAGTTTATGGTAAAAGAGAGTTGGCTCCGAACTTTACGCAAAGCAAAGAAAGCGGTCGTGGAAGCAATAGCGGAAACAATGGCGGAAAGAACTTCAAAAGAAAGAAAAATAATCGCTAA
- the rplV gene encoding 50S ribosomal protein L22: protein MGARKKISAEKRKEALKTMYFAKLQNVPTSPRKMRLVADMIRGMEVNRALGVLKFSSKEAAARVEKLLRSAIANWEQKNERKAESGELFVTKIFVDGGATLKRMRPAPQGRGYRIRKRSNHVTLFVGSKSNNEDQN, encoded by the coding sequence ATGGGAGCAAGAAAAAAAATATCGGCTGAAAAAAGAAAAGAAGCCCTTAAGACCATGTATTTTGCGAAATTGCAAAATGTTCCTACTTCCCCCCGTAAAATGCGTCTCGTGGCTGACATGATTCGTGGGATGGAAGTGAACAGAGCACTCGGCGTTTTGAAGTTCTCCTCAAAAGAGGCTGCCGCCAGAGTGGAAAAATTGCTGCGCTCTGCAATTGCTAACTGGGAGCAGAAAAACGAACGTAAAGCTGAAAGCGGCGAGCTGTTCGTAACCAAGATTTTTGTTGATGGTGGCGCTACACTCAAAAGAATGAGACCGGCTCCGCAGGGTAGAGGTTACAGAATCCGCAAGCGTTCAAACCACGTAACGTTGTTCGTTGGTTCTAAAAGTAATAACGAAGATCAAAATTAA
- the rpsS gene encoding 30S ribosomal protein S19: MSRSLKKGPYINVKLEKKVLAMNESGKKVVVKTWARASMISPDFVGHTVAVHNGNKFIPVYVTENMVGHKLGEFAPTRTFRGHAGNKKK, encoded by the coding sequence ATGAGTCGTTCATTAAAAAAAGGTCCGTATATTAACGTTAAGCTTGAGAAGAAAGTGCTTGCCATGAATGAATCGGGCAAGAAAGTGGTAGTTAAGACTTGGGCCAGAGCTTCAATGATTTCGCCTGATTTTGTAGGCCATACTGTTGCAGTTCACAATGGAAATAAATTTATTCCTGTTTATGTTACCGAAAACATGGTAGGACACAAGTTGGGCGAATTTGCTCCAACTCGTACATTCAGAGGACACGCTGGTAACAAGAAAAAATAA
- the rplB gene encoding 50S ribosomal protein L2: MAVRKFKPTTPGQRHKIIGTFEEITARVPEKSLVFGKKSSGGRNNTGKMTMRYIGGGSKKIIRIVDFKRNKDGVPAVVKTIEYDPNRSARIALLFYADGEKRYIIAPNGLQVGATLMSGETAAPEIGNALPLQNIPVGTVIHNIELRPGQGAALVRSAGNFAQLTSREGRYCVIKLPSGEVRQILSTCKATIGSVGNSDHGLESSGKAGRSRWLGRRPRNRGVVMNPVDHPMGGGEGRASGGHPRSRKGLYAKGLKTRAPKKQSSKYIIERRKK, encoded by the coding sequence ATGGCAGTACGTAAATTTAAGCCCACAACACCGGGGCAAAGACATAAAATTATTGGTACTTTCGAAGAAATTACTGCACGAGTACCAGAAAAGTCTCTTGTATTTGGTAAGAAATCTTCCGGCGGTCGTAACAATACAGGTAAAATGACCATGCGCTACATCGGTGGCGGTAGTAAGAAGATTATCCGTATCGTAGACTTCAAGAGAAATAAAGACGGTGTACCTGCAGTGGTTAAAACAATTGAATACGATCCGAACCGTTCGGCTCGTATCGCTCTGTTGTTTTATGCAGATGGTGAAAAAAGATATATTATTGCTCCCAATGGATTGCAAGTTGGTGCGACTTTGATGTCAGGTGAAACTGCTGCTCCGGAAATCGGAAATGCTCTTCCGCTTCAGAATATTCCGGTCGGTACTGTAATTCACAACATCGAATTACGTCCGGGTCAAGGCGCTGCTTTGGTTCGTTCAGCCGGTAACTTCGCTCAATTGACTTCAAGAGAAGGTAGATACTGCGTTATCAAGTTGCCTTCAGGCGAGGTTCGTCAGATCCTCAGCACATGTAAGGCTACTATCGGTAGCGTTGGTAACTCAGATCATGGATTGGAAAGTTCAGGTAAAGCTGGACGTTCTCGTTGGTTAGGACGTCGTCCGCGTAACCGTGGTGTTGTTATGAACCCGGTTGATCACCCGATGGGTGGTGGTGAAGGACGTGCTTCAGGAGGACACCCGAGATCTCGTAAGGGATTGTATGCTAAGGGCCTTAAGACAAGAGCTCCGAAGAAACAATCGTCTAAGTATATTATTGAGAGAAGAAAGAAGTAA
- the rplW gene encoding 50S ribosomal protein L23 has translation MGIIIKPLVTEKMTAITDKSNNRFGFIVRPEANKLEIKNEVEALYNVTVVDVNTIRYAGKNKSRYTRAGIINGRTNAYKKAVVTLKEGDTIDFYSNI, from the coding sequence ATGGGAATTATTATTAAACCGTTAGTGACAGAGAAGATGACTGCAATTACTGATAAGTCGAACAATCGTTTCGGCTTTATCGTGCGTCCTGAAGCTAATAAACTGGAAATTAAGAACGAAGTTGAAGCCCTTTACAACGTTACCGTGGTTGATGTGAATACAATTCGTTATGCCGGCAAGAACAAGAGCCGTTATACACGCGCAGGTATCATCAACGGACGTACAAACGCTTACAAAAAAGCTGTTGTTACGTTGAAAGAAGGAGATACTATTGATTTTTATAGCAATATTTAA
- the rplD gene encoding 50S ribosomal protein L4, whose product MEVNVYNIKGEDTGRKITLNESIFGIEPNDHAIYLDVKQFMANQRQGTHKSKERSEISGSTRKIGRQKGGGGARRGDMNSPVLVGGGRVFGPKPRDYYFKLNKKVKALARKSALAYKAQNNAIIVVEDFNFEAPKTKDFVAMTKNLKVSDKKLLVVLPEANKNVYLSARNVKGANVQTISGLNTYRVLDAGVVVFAESALSAIDNILM is encoded by the coding sequence ATGGAAGTTAACGTATATAACATTAAAGGTGAAGACACTGGGAGAAAGATTACGTTAAACGAGTCTATCTTCGGAATTGAGCCCAACGACCACGCTATCTACTTGGACGTTAAACAGTTTATGGCTAACCAGCGTCAGGGTACACACAAGTCAAAGGAAAGAAGCGAAATCAGCGGTTCTACTCGTAAAATCGGTCGCCAGAAAGGTGGCGGTGGTGCACGTCGTGGTGACATGAACTCACCGGTACTCGTTGGTGGTGGACGTGTATTTGGTCCGAAACCGAGAGATTACTACTTCAAACTGAATAAGAAAGTAAAAGCTCTGGCACGTAAGTCAGCTTTGGCATATAAGGCTCAGAACAATGCCATCATTGTAGTAGAAGACTTCAACTTTGAAGCTCCTAAGACAAAAGATTTTGTTGCTATGACAAAAAATCTTAAAGTTTCTGACAAAAAGCTGCTTGTTGTTTTACCGGAAGCAAATAAAAACGTATATTTGTCGGCTCGTAACGTAAAGGGCGCTAATGTGCAGACTATCTCAGGGTTAAATACTTACAGAGTATTGGACGCTGGAGTTGTTGTGTTTGCTGAAAGTGCACTTTCTGCTATCGACAATATCTTAATGTAA
- the rplC gene encoding 50S ribosomal protein L3 has translation MPGLLGKKIGMTSVFSAEGKNVPCTVIEAGPCVVTQVKTVEKDGYQAVQLGFQDKKEKHTTKPLMGHFKKAGVTPKKHLAEFKEFETELNLGDTVTVELFEGADYVDVVGTSKGKGFQGVVKRHGFGGVGQTTHGQHNRARKPGSIGACSYPAKVFKGMRMGGQLGGDRVTVQNLQVLKVIAEHNLLLIKGSVPGCKGSIVIIEK, from the coding sequence ATGCCAGGATTATTAGGAAAAAAAATCGGAATGACATCCGTTTTCAGTGCCGAGGGTAAGAATGTACCATGCACTGTTATCGAAGCAGGTCCTTGTGTTGTTACTCAAGTGAAAACTGTAGAAAAGGACGGCTATCAAGCTGTTCAGTTGGGTTTCCAGGACAAGAAGGAAAAGCACACTACAAAGCCTCTTATGGGCCACTTTAAGAAAGCTGGAGTAACTCCCAAGAAACACTTGGCTGAGTTCAAAGAATTTGAGACAGAATTGAATCTGGGTGATACTGTTACCGTAGAATTGTTCGAAGGCGCTGATTATGTAGACGTTGTAGGTACTTCCAAAGGTAAAGGCTTCCAGGGTGTTGTGAAACGTCATGGTTTCGGTGGTGTAGGTCAGACTACTCACGGTCAGCACAACCGTGCCCGTAAACCGGGTTCTATCGGTGCTTGTTCTTACCCTGCAAAAGTATTCAAGGGAATGCGCATGGGCGGACAACTTGGTGGTGACAGAGTAACTGTTCAAAATCTGCAAGTATTAAAAGTAATCGCGGAGCACAATCTCCTTTTGATTAAGGGTTCTGTTCCTGGTTGCAAAGGTTCAATCGTAATAATTGAGAAATAA
- the rpsJ gene encoding 30S ribosomal protein S10 — MSQKIRIKLKSYDHNLVDKSAEKIVRTVKTTGAIVSGPIPLPTHKRIFTVNRSTFVNKKSREQFELSSYKRLIDIYSSTAKTVDALMKLELPSGVEVEIKV, encoded by the coding sequence ATGAGTCAAAAAATTAGAATCAAACTGAAATCTTACGACCACAACTTGGTTGACAAGTCAGCTGAGAAGATTGTAAGAACGGTGAAGACAACAGGCGCTATCGTTAGCGGTCCAATTCCTCTCCCTACGCATAAGCGTATCTTTACCGTAAACCGTTCGACTTTCGTTAACAAGAAGTCGCGTGAACAATTCGAACTCTCTTCTTACAAGAGATTAATCGACATCTATAGCTCAACAGCTAAGACAGTAGATGCTCTGATGAAGTTGGAGTTACCGAGTGGTGTGGAAGTAGAAATCAAAGTGTAA
- the fusA gene encoding elongation factor G: MAKNDLHLTRNIGIMAHIDAGKTTTSERILFYTGLTHKIGEVHDGAATMDWMEQEQERGITITSAATTTRWKYAGNTYKINLIDTPGHVDFTAEVERSLRILDGAVAAYCAVGGVEPQSETVWRQADKYNVPRIAYVNKMDRSGADFFEVVRQMKDVLGANPCPIVVPIGAEESFKGLVDLIKMKAIYWHDETMGADYTVEEIPANLVDEANEWRDKMLEKVAEFDDALMEKYFDDPSTITEEEILRALRNATVQMAVVPMLCGSSFKNKGVQTLLDYVCAFLPSPLDTENVVGTNPETGAEEDRKPSEDEKTSALAFKIATDPYVGRLTFFRVYSGKIEAGSYIYNSRSGKKERVSRLFQMHSNKQNPVEVIGAGDIGAGVGFKDIHTGDTLCDETAPIVLESMDFPEPVIGIAVEPKTQKDMDKLSNGLAKLAEEDPTFTVKTDEQTGQTVISGMGELHLDIIIDRLKREFKVECNQGKPQVNYKEAITKTVNLREVYKKQSGGRGKFADIIVNIGPVDEDFTQGGLQFVDEVKGGNIPKEFIPSVQKGFTTAMKNGVLAGYPLDSLKVTLIDGSFHPVDSDQLSFEICAIQAYKNACAKAGPVLMEPIMKLEVVTPEENMGDVIGDLNKRRGQVEGMESSRSGARIVKAMVPLAEMFGYVTALRTITSGRATSSMAYSHHAQVSNSIAKAVLEEVKGRTDLI; this comes from the coding sequence ATGGCAAAGAATGATTTACATTTGACACGTAATATCGGTATCATGGCCCACATCGATGCCGGAAAGACAACAACCTCTGAACGTATTTTGTTTTATACGGGTTTGACTCACAAAATCGGTGAGGTGCACGATGGTGCCGCTACAATGGACTGGATGGAGCAAGAACAGGAACGTGGTATCACTATTACTTCCGCTGCTACTACCACTCGTTGGAAATATGCCGGTAATACTTATAAAATCAACTTGATTGATACTCCGGGACACGTTGACTTTACCGCTGAGGTAGAGCGTTCTTTGCGTATTCTTGACGGCGCTGTTGCTGCTTATTGTGCAGTTGGTGGCGTTGAACCGCAATCTGAAACTGTTTGGCGTCAGGCTGATAAATATAACGTACCGCGTATCGCATACGTTAACAAAATGGACCGTTCGGGTGCCGACTTCTTTGAGGTTGTTCGTCAGATGAAGGACGTTTTGGGTGCTAATCCTTGTCCTATCGTTGTGCCTATCGGTGCTGAGGAATCTTTCAAAGGTTTGGTAGACCTTATCAAGATGAAAGCTATCTACTGGCATGACGAAACTATGGGTGCCGACTATACAGTAGAGGAAATCCCTGCTAATTTGGTAGACGAAGCTAACGAATGGAGAGATAAGATGCTCGAAAAAGTAGCTGAGTTCGACGATGCTTTGATGGAGAAATATTTCGATGATCCTTCTACTATTACGGAAGAAGAAATATTGAGAGCTCTTCGCAACGCTACAGTACAGATGGCTGTTGTTCCTATGTTGTGTGGTTCTTCATTCAAGAATAAGGGTGTACAGACTTTGCTTGACTATGTTTGTGCATTCTTGCCTTCTCCGCTGGATACAGAGAATGTGGTTGGTACAAACCCTGAAACCGGTGCTGAAGAAGACCGTAAGCCGAGCGAGGATGAAAAGACTTCTGCTTTGGCGTTCAAGATTGCAACCGACCCGTATGTAGGCCGTCTGACTTTCTTCCGTGTTTATTCAGGTAAGATTGAAGCCGGTTCTTATATTTATAACTCTCGCTCTGGTAAGAAAGAACGTGTTTCACGTCTGTTCCAGATGCACTCAAATAAACAGAATCCTGTTGAGGTGATTGGCGCCGGTGATATTGGTGCCGGTGTAGGCTTCAAGGATATCCATACCGGTGATACGCTGTGCGACGAAACCGCACCGATCGTATTGGAATCTATGGACTTCCCCGAACCGGTAATCGGTATCGCAGTTGAGCCTAAGACTCAGAAGGATATGGATAAACTGTCTAACGGTTTGGCTAAATTGGCTGAAGAAGACCCGACGTTTACGGTTAAGACTGACGAACAGACAGGTCAGACAGTTATTTCCGGTATGGGTGAGCTTCACTTGGATATTATCATCGACCGTCTGAAGCGTGAATTCAAGGTTGAGTGTAACCAGGGTAAACCTCAGGTTAACTATAAGGAGGCTATCACGAAGACTGTTAACTTGCGCGAAGTTTATAAGAAACAGTCTGGTGGTCGTGGTAAGTTTGCCGATATCATCGTGAACATCGGTCCGGTTGATGAGGACTTTACTCAAGGCGGCTTGCAGTTTGTTGACGAAGTGAAGGGCGGTAATATTCCTAAGGAATTTATCCCGTCTGTACAGAAAGGTTTCACAACTGCAATGAAGAACGGTGTATTGGCCGGTTATCCGTTGGATTCACTGAAGGTAACTTTGATCGACGGTTCTTTCCACCCGGTTGACTCTGACCAGTTGTCATTTGAAATCTGTGCTATCCAGGCATACAAGAACGCTTGCGCTAAGGCAGGTCCGGTATTGATGGAGCCTATCATGAAGCTGGAAGTTGTTACTCCGGAAGAAAACATGGGTGACGTTATCGGTGACTTGAACAAGCGTCGCGGTCAGGTAGAAGGTATGGAATCAAGCCGTTCAGGTGCTCGTATCGTGAAGGCAATGGTTCCGCTGGCAGAAATGTTCGGTTACGTAACTGCGTTGCGTACTATCACTTCTGGTCGTGCAACTTCTTCAATGGCATATTCTCACCACGCTCAGGTTTCCAACTCTATTGCCAAGGCAGTATTGGAAGAAGTAAAAGGTCGTACAGACTTAATCTAA